DNA from Mycobacterium bourgelatii:
CAGAAGTACCGGAAGTCGTTGAATTTCAGGAGTGTTGCGTCTGCTCGGTCAACTAGGCCAACCGGGTGATCTCCACAATTACTTCGAGGTCGGTCGCCCCACGCCCGGAATAAATGCCCTTCAGCGGTGCCACGTCTGCGTAGTCACGCCCGACGCCGACACTGACGTACTGCTCGCTGACCTCGGTGTCGTTGGTCGGGTCGTAGTTCCACCAGCCGCCGGTCCACGCCTGAATCCAGGCGTGGCTGCGTCCATCGACTGCCTTTCCGACCTCGGCATCACTCTTGGGATGCAGGTACCCGGATACGTAGCGTCCAGGAATTCCCATGCTGCGCAACAGAATCAACGTCAGATGGGCGAAGTCCTGGCACACGCCCTTGCCCTTTTCCAAGGCGTCCAGACCCGATGAATGCACACCCGTAGTGCCCGGCAGGTAATCCAGTTCGCTGCGCGCCCAACGGGCCGCTGCCACCACCGCATCCGCCGGGTCGTGGTTTTTCATGATCCGCTTGCCAACGGCGGCAACGCGTTTGCTCGTCGGGGTGTAGGCGGTGGGGCGCAGCACCTCGTCGAACCGGTCGATCACGGCCTCCGACTCCAGTTCTTGCCAGGTGACCTTGGCCACCGGCGGTTCGGGACGCTCGGTCTCGACGACTGACGACGACGTCACGGTCAGTTCGGTGTGCGGTGCGTGCAGGTCGAAGGCCGTCACCGCGGTGCCCCAGTAATCGATGTACCGGTAGGAACGGGTGGCGGGAATGGTTTCGATGCGGTTGAGGATGACGTTTTGCCGGGTATTGGACCGCGGAGTCAGGCGCGCCTCGTTGTACGAGGCAGTCGCCGGTGCCTGGTATTCGTATCCGGTGGTGTGCACCACCCGCGTTCGCCACATCAGGCTTCTCCCTGTTCGGTGACCAACTGTCGGGCGCCGGCATCCAGCCAGGCCACCCAGGGTGCGACGTGAAAGTACTGCAGCGCCAAAGCATCTCCAACATCGCGGCACGTTTGCTGCAAGCCACCCAGTCGGTCTTCCAGCGACTCGAGAAGGACGCCGGGCTGCACGAACTCCAGCTGGCTGCGCGCCTGGCCCAGTAACCGCTGCGCCTCGGTGGTGGCCCCGACGCGGCTCTGGGGTTTGTGCATGAGCTCGTCCAGATTGCGTTCGGCCAGCTTCAACGAGTAGTACACCGAACGCGGGAAGAGCCGGTCGAGCATCATGAACTCGACCACACGTTCTGCGTCCAATGCCCCGCGATAAGTGCGCAGGTACGTGTCGTGCGCGCCCGCCGAGCGCAGCAGCGTCACCCACGCGGGCGACGATGCGCTGTCCCCCACCCGGGAGAGCAGCAGCCGCACCGTCATGTCGACCCGCTCGATGGCGCGGCCGAGCATCATGAATCGGTAGCCGTCGTCGCGGGAGAGCGTGCTGTCGGCCAAGCCGGCGAACATCGCTGCGCGGCCTTCGATGAAGGACAGGAACTCATGCGGCCCAAGGCGTTTGGCGGCACGCTCCCGTTCCGGGAGGGCGTGGTAGGTGGTGTTGATGCACTCCCAGGTTTCACTGGACGTGACTTCCCTTGCCGACCTTGCGTTTTCGCGCGCCGCCGTGATCGCTTCCACGATCGAACAGCCACCCTCGCTGTTGGTGCTGAAAGCCACCAGGTCGGTCAGCGACCAAACATCCAGCTCGTGGTCCGGGGGTTCGATGCCCAGCACCTTGAGCAGCAACCGGGACGCCTGGTCGGGATCGACGCTGGAGTCCTCCAGCAGGTGGTGCACGGCGACGTCCAGAATGCGTGCGGTGTCGTCGGCCCGTTCGACATAGCGGCCGATCCAGTACAGCGCTTCGGCGTTGCGGGCCAGCATTAGCGACTCTCCTGCTGTTGCTGTTGCTGCTGTTGGGGTTGCTCGTCCTGCTGCGCCACGGGCAGCAGACCGTCCGACCTCTGCTCGGCTACAGGCTGCGGTAGCGAACGCACCACCTTGGCCCTGCCGAGTTCGCGTTCGGCCACCGAAGTGCGCGGCGCCAGCACCCACGTGTCCTTGGAGCCCCCACCCTGGCTGGAATTGACCACCCTGGACCCCTCCACCAGCGCCGTCCGGGTCAGCCCTCCCGGCAGCACCCACACGTCATTGCCGTCGTTGACCGCGAACGGGCGTAGGTCGACATAGCGCGGTGACAGGGAATCCCCGACCCGCGTCGGCACGGTCGACAGCTCCATCATCGGCTGGGCAATCCAGCTGCGGGGGTCCTCGCGAATCTTCTTGCTTATGGTGGCGAGTTCCTTCTCCGAGGCTTCCGGGCCGAAGACGATGCCGTAGCCGCCCGATCCCTCGACGGGCTTGATCACCAGCTCCCGGATCCGGTCCAGCACCTCTTCGCGCTCATCGTCCAGCCAGCAGCGGTAGGTGTCGACGTTGGCCAGCAGCGGCTTCTCCCGCAGGTAGTACTCGATGATGGTCGGCACGTAGGTGTAGACGAGTTTGTCGTCGCCGACCCCGTTGCCGATCGCGCTGGAAATGACGACGTTGCCGGCGCGCGCAGCGTTGACCAGCCCGGCCACACCGAGCACCGAGTCGGCCCGGAACTGCAGCGGGTCGAGGAAGTCGTCGTCGATGCGCCGATAGATGACGTCGACCTGCCGCTCCCCCTCGGTGGTGCGCATGTAGACCTGATTGTCACGGCAGAACAGGTCGCGGCCTTCGACCAACTCCACACCCATCTGCCTGGCCAGCAGGGAGTGCTCGAAGTACGCCGAGTTGTAGACACCCGGCGTCAGCACCACCACCGTCGGGTCGGCCTCGTTGGTGGCCGCCGAGTTGCGCAGCGCCCGCAGCAGGTGCGACGCGTAGTCGTCGACCGTGCGGACCCGGTGGGTGGCGAACAAGTTGGGAAAGACCCTCGCCATGGTGCGGCGGTTCTCCATGACGTAGGACACACCCGAAGGCGAGCGCAGGTTGTCCTCGAGAACCCGGAAGTCTCCCTTTTCGTCGCGAATCAAGTCGATGCCGGCCACGTGAATCCGCACCCCGTTGGGCGGGACGATGCCGACCGCCTGACGGTGAAAATGCTCACAGGAGGTAATCAGCCGGCGCGGGATGACCCCGTCGCGCAGGATCTCCTGATCCCCGTAGATGTCGTCGAGGTACATCTCTAGCGCCTTGACGCGCTGGGTGATGCCACGCTCCAGCCGCGACCATTCGGCCGCCGAAATAACCCTCGGCACCAGGTCCAACGGGAAGGGCCGCTCCTGGCCCGACAGCGAGAAGGTGATGCCCTGGTCGATGAACGCGCGGCCCAGCGCTTCGGCGCGAGCTTTGAGGTCCGAGGCATCGGAGGGGGCCAGTTCGGCGTAGATGCCCTTGTAAGGTCCGCGGACGTTGCCGTTGGCATCGAACATCTCGTCAAACGCCAGCGAATAGACCTCGTCCGCCGTGTTGTAACCGTCGAAAATGCGCTCAGTACGACGGCGCGGCCGCTGCATTGTGTCTGCGGTCCTCTTCGGGAGACTCACCTGTGTCATGCTGCCTCAATTCAAGGTTTCTGGCAGGGCGAGAGTTCCTCTTTTGGGCGAAAACGTAACCGACTGATAACCTGGGCAGTCGCTAACAGCCGTACGAATCGATCCAAGAGGGAATTATCGCGTGGCCAACATCAAGTCGCAGCAGAAGCGCAACCGCACGAACGAGCGCGCGCGCCTGCGCAACAAGTCGGTGAAATCCTCGCTTCGTACCGCTATCCGCGCATTTCGGGAAGCCGCCCACGCCGGCGAGAAGGACAAGGCCGCCGAGCTGCTGGTGTCGACCAACCGCAAACTCGACAAGGCCGCCAGCAAGGGCGTGATTCACAAGAACCAGGCCGCCAACAAGAAGTCGGCGCTGGCAAAGTCCTTCAACAAGCTCGGCTGACCACTCAGCTACGATCGGCCGCCAGTTCGGCCACCTTCCTGACGGCGGACTCCAGGGCGTAGTCGGCGTCCGCGACTGCCCCCTTGACGTTGGCGTTCAACTCGGCCACCACCCGCATGGCGGCCGCCACCGAATCGCGCGACCAGCGCCGAGCCTGCTTTTGCGCCTTCTGAATCCGCCACGGCTGCATCCCTAGTTTCCCGGCCAAGCGGTACGGGTCACCGGACAGCGGGCCCACCACTCCGATGGTGTGCACCGCTTCGGCCAGCGCGTCGGCCAGCACCACCAGCGGCTCGCCGCGCAGCATCGCCCAGCGCAGCGCCTCCGCCGCCCCTTCCACGTCGCCGGCCACCGCCTTGTCGGCGATGTCGAAGCCCTTCACCTCCGCTTTGCCGCTGTGGTAGCGGCGCACGGCGGCCGCATCGACCGAACCGCCGGTGTCGGCGGCCAGCTGCGAACAGGCCGACGCGAGTTCACGGATGTCGGAGCCGACGGCATCCAGCAGGGCGGTGACGGTCTCCTCATCGACCCTGATCCGCATCGCGCGAAATTCGTTGCGAACGAATGCGACGCGCTCGCTGGCCTTGGTGATCCGGGCGCAGGGGTGCACTTGGGCGCCGAGCGACTGCAGCTTGCCGGCGAGGGCTTTGGCTCGCCCGCCGCCAGAATGCACCACCACCAGCACGGTGCCCGCCGGGATGTCGGCGGCCGTGGTGGCGATCAATTCGGCCGCGTCCTTGCCCGCCTCGCCGGCGGCCTCCAGCACGACGATCCGTTCCTCGGCGAAGAGCGACGGGCTCAGCAGTTCGGCCAGTTCATAGGTGCTGACGTCGCCGGCGCGCATCCGGTTGACGGGCACGTCGACGGTACCGGCCCGCTGCCGCGCCGACCGCAACACGTCCGCGACCGCACGCTCGACCAACAGTTCTTCGTCGCCAAGGATGAGGTGTAACGGCGAATCTTCGGTCACGCCATGATGGTGTCATGCCGGGCTGACTAACCCGGCCAGCGACCACGCCAGCATGCACGCGACAGCGAGGACCGAGACCACCACCAGTCCCGTGCGGACCCACCGCCAACGCCAGCATGCGGCCACGACGACGGTGAGTCCGCCCACCAGGACGACGCCCGGCAGACCTTTGGGAACTGGCACGGTCGCCGCCGGCACGCTGGCAGCCCAACGGGCTATGCGGAGCACCCACCACACCTCGGGCCCGGTGAAACGGACCAGCAGCTGCGCTGCGGCCGGCCACGGGATAGCCAGCACTGCGGCCGCGCTGCCCAGAATGGTGATCGGCGCAATGACCGCCGTCACCGCAAGGTTGGCGACCGCACTGACCAGGCTGACCCGACCCGACATGGCGGCGATCAGCGGCGCGGTGACCACCTGCGCGGCCCCCGCCACCGCGACCGCATCGGCCAGCGGCTTGTGCCAGCCCCGCGCGGTGAGGCGACCCGACCACACCGGCGCGATCACCACCAATGCGGCCGTCGCCACCACGGACAGCGCGAACCCCATGTCGACGGCCAGATGCGGGGCGGTCGCCATCAACACCAAGACGGTCGCCGACAGCGCTGGGATCGCCTGACGCCGACGGGCGGAGAGGATGCCCGCCAGGGCGATGGCGCCCATCACGGCGGCCCGTAACACGCTCGCCGTCGGCTGCACCACGATGACGAACGCCACCAACGCCGCCGCCGCGAGCAGCACGGCCGCACGCGGCCCGAGCAACCGCGCCGAGAAGAGCACCGCCGCGCACACAATGGTGACGTTGGCCCCCGAGACGGCGGTCAGATGCGACATCCCCGCTGCACGGAAATCTCGGTTGGTCTGTGTGGTGACCATCGCCGTGTCACCGAGCACCAGCGCGGGCAGCATCGCCGCCTGGTCGGCGGGCAAGACCTGGCGCGCGATGCCGGCGAACCGGTCCCGCACGGCGTGGGCGGAGCGCTGCATCGCACTGGCGCTGCCCAGCGTCGGGTGGCCGACGGCGTTGAGCACGGCCACCGTCAGGTCGCGTCGAGTCGGGCGGGTGATGCGCGCGGTGAACCGAGCCGGCTGCCCCACCATCACGTCGGCAAACTCCGCAACGCGGGCGAAGACCACCACGCGGCCATTGACCTCGTCGTCGCGCAAGCGCTGCAGCGTCGCCCGGAACATCAACCGGTTGCGCCCTAACGAAAGTGCGCTTTCACTTGGTGTAACCGTCACCACCGCAGTCGTCCCGAATGCGGCGGTTATCGGGTGGCGGTCGAGCGCGTCGGCCCGCAGTGCAATGGCAAGCCCGTAGCCCGCGCCCACCACACCAACCGCCAGCAGTCCCACCCAGATCGCGCGCAGACTTGTCACCCGTACCCACCGGAATGCGATGCACCGCAGCGTGATTGACACAGCTATCAGCGCTGCGCCGCACGCGGCCAGGGCGTTGCCGACGGACCACACGGTGCCGGCGGCCGTCACCATCCAGCTGGTTACCGCGGCGGGGACCAGCCGCACGTCCAGCCGTTCGGCGGCGACTCCTGGGCGATTGCCCACCGGTCTCAGACACGGACCAGGGGCCGCAGCTTGCCCAGCCGAGCGTTGCCGATGCCATCGACGTCGGCGAGTTGGTCGACACTGGTGAACCTGCCGTGGGCCTGCCGCCACGCCACGATCGCCGCGGCGGTCACCGGCCCGACCCCCGGTAGGGCTTCCAACTGCTCCGCGGTCGCGGTGTTGAGGTCCAAGGGCTCGCCCGGTTTGGGGTTTGCCTTGGTGCCTGGTTTCGGACTGGCGGGGGTCGTCCCCGGTGCCGCGGTGCCCGCGATCACGGAGCTGCCGAGCGTGGTCGGCTGACCCGAGACAGGCGCGAGCCCGACCACGATCTGCTCGCCGTCGCCGAGCTGGCGCGCCAAGTTCAGTCCGATCGTGTCAGCACCGTCGACCACGCCACCCGCAGCCTGCAGCGCGTCCGCGATGCGGGCGCCCGGCGCGAGGGTGACCAGACCGGGCTTGCGTACCAGACCGACCACACTGACCACCACCGGCCGATCCGGATTGGCGCCTGGACTGGCCCCGGGAGCGGCCCCCGGAGCGGCCCCCGGAGCGGCCAAAGTACTGGGGCTGGCGGACGAAACATGCTCCACCGGAGGCAATTTGGCCGCCATCACCGGTGCGGGCCGGTCGCGCACCAGGGTGAATACGGTTATCAGCACGGCGAGGGCAGCGATCACCGCCAGCGCAATGGCACCGGCGCGGCCGGGATCGGCCCGCAGCCGCTCCAGCCAGCTTTGACCACCAGCAGCGTCGGGTAGCCAGCGAGGCAGCAGCGAGTTCGGGTCGTCCTGCGAGTCGTCAGCGGATGCATCGGGTTCGGGCTCATCCGTTTGCGAGTCGACCTCAGAATCGGGGCGCGGGTCCGCACCAAGGCGTCGGTGCAATCGTTCGGCGGGCAGTTCTGTTCGCATGAGCCGACCGTAGATTGGCCGGCCGTCACACCTGGCCCGCCGAACTGCGTCGAGATCGCGTCCTGTGGATCAACCCCGGACTGTGCATCCACGCAGCACAGGTTTGACGACCGATTCGCCGGGTAGCCGGACGCCATGGGGTTGGCCTTGATCACCGGGCAAGCGGCTGATCTCGGTTCCGGCCGGCGAGAGGACGGAGGCAAAGCAATGAGTCTGGATGCCACGCCGAACTCAGACGCCTCGATTGGCGATCTGGTGGCGCAGCTGTCGTCGCAGACGTCGCGGCTCGTCCGCGACGAAATGCGCTTGGCGCAGAAGGAGCTTCAGCAGTCGGTCAGACACGCCGGTATCGGTGCGGGGCTATTCGGCGCGGCGGGACTACTGGCGTTCTTTGGCTTCGCCAGCGTCATCACCGCCGCCATTGCCGCCTTGGCGCTCGCCTTGCCCATCTGGGCGGCCGCCTTGATCGTGGGCGGGGCGCTGTTCCTCGCAGCGGGCGTCGCGGCCTTGATGAGCCGCCGGCAAGCCAAGGAGGTCACGCCCGCCGCGCCGGAAACCGTGGCCAGCGTCAAGAAGGACATCGAGGAAGTGAAAGGGGCCCGCCGTGAGCGCAGCTGAGCCCACACCCGGTCTAACGCCCGAGCCCGGGCCGGACGCCGGCGTCGACGACATTCGGACAGACATCGAGCAGACCCGCGAGCAGCTCGGCGCCACCCTGGAAGCGCTCTCCGACAAGGTCAACGTGGTCGCAAGAACCCGGGATAAGGCCCGGGAAGTGGCACCAACACTGGCGATAGCGTCTTCGGCGCTGGGTGTCACCCTCATCGCCATCGTGTGGTGGCGCCGTCGTGCACGACCCGGTTAACGACCGCTGGTCATGGACGCATAACGTGCACATAGTGCAATTGAAAGACTGCCGGGTCCATGGCATGCGGATAGGCGCCGCACGAGGGGCGGCCCACCGGTAGTCACCCCGAAGGAGGAGGCTGCCGATGAAGCTAGCGCTCACGCCCGAAGAAGCCGCGTTCCGCGACGAACTTCGCACTTTCTACACCACCAAGATCCCCACCGAAATCCGCGACCTGGTTCGTGAGGGCGATTCCCTGACCCGCGACCAGATCGTCGAGAACCACAAGCTCCTGCACGAACATGGGCTTGCGGTCCCCAATTGGCCGACGGAATGGGGCGGCAAGGACTGGACGCCTACCCAGTTCCAGATCTGGGCCGACGAAATGCAACTGGCGAGTGTTCCCGAGCCGCTGAACTTCAACACCAAGATGGTGGGACCGGTCATTGCCGAATTCGGCTCCCAGGAGATCAAGCAGCGCTTCCTGCCGCCCACGGCCAGCCTCGACATCTGGTGGTGCCAGGGCTTTTCCGAACCCGAGGCCGGCTCCGACCTCGCCTCGCTGCGCACCACCGCCGTCCGCGACGGCGACAGCTATGTCGTCAACGGGCAGAAGACATGGACGACGTTGGGCCAGTACGCCGACTGGATCTTCTGCCTGGTACGCACCGACCCACAAGCGCCCAAGAAGCAGGCCGGCATCTCGTTCCTGTTGATCGACATGGACACCCCGGGCATCACCCTGCGGCCTATCAAGACGATCGACGGCGGCCGCGAAGTCAACGAAGTGTTCTTCTCCGACGTTCGGGTGCCCGCCGATCAGCTTGTCGGTCAAGAGAATCAGGGCTGGACGTACGCAAAGTTCCTGCTCGGCAACGAGCGCACCGGCATCGCGCAGGTAGGGCGGACCAAAGTTCGGTTGGCCGAAGCGAAGCGGCACGCGGCCGAGACCGGACTGCTCTCCGATCCGCTGTTCGCGGCGCGGCTGGCCGAGGCCGAAAACGAGGTGCTGGCTTTGGAACTCACCCAGGCGCGGGTGGTTTCCAGCTCGTCGGGCGGCAAACCCAACCCGGCGTCATCCGTGCTAAAACTTCGCGGCAGTCAATTGCAGCAGATCGCCACGGAATTGCTCGTGGAGGTGGCCGGGGCGGACGCACTGCCGTTCAATGCCGGCGACATCGCCTCGCCGGACTGGGCACAAAGCAGCGCCCCGCACTACCTGAACTACCGCAAGACTTCGATCTACGGCGGCAGCAACGAAGTGCAGCGCAACATCATCGCGTCGACGATTCTTGGATTGTGAGGCTGGCATGGACTTTCAATTGAGCGAAGAGCAGACCCTGCTGCGCGACACCACCCGTGAAGTACTGTCCCGCACCTACGACGCCGAGACCCGCAACAAGGTGATCGACACCGAACTCGGCTGGAGCCGCGATGTGTGGAGTCAGTTGGCGGACATCGGGATTCTTGGTCTCGGCTTCGACCCCGACGAGGCGGGCCAGATCGAAATCATGGTGGTGTCCACCGAAGTCGGTCGTCGGTTGGCGCCCGAACCCATCGTGCACGCCGCGCTTGGGCCGGGCGCTCTGATCGCCGAACACGGCTCGGACGCACAACGGGCGTTGCTCGACGAGGTCGCGGCCGGCGAACGACTACTGGCCTTCGCGCACCTCGAACCGGGACATCGTCAGCCGACCGCGGTAACCGCTACGGAGGCTGTGCAGC
Protein-coding regions in this window:
- a CDS encoding ComEA family DNA-binding protein codes for the protein MRTELPAERLHRRLGADPRPDSEVDSQTDEPEPDASADDSQDDPNSLLPRWLPDAAGGQSWLERLRADPGRAGAIALAVIAALAVLITVFTLVRDRPAPVMAAKLPPVEHVSSASPSTLAAPGAAPGAAPGASPGANPDRPVVVSVVGLVRKPGLVTLAPGARIADALQAAGGVVDGADTIGLNLARQLGDGEQIVVGLAPVSGQPTTLGSSVIAGTAAPGTTPASPKPGTKANPKPGEPLDLNTATAEQLEALPGVGPVTAAAIVAWRQAHGRFTSVDQLADVDGIGNARLGKLRPLVRV
- a CDS encoding ComEC/Rec2 family competence protein, producing MVTAAGTVWSVGNALAACGAALIAVSITLRCIAFRWVRVTSLRAIWVGLLAVGVVGAGYGLAIALRADALDRHPITAAFGTTAVVTVTPSESALSLGRNRLMFRATLQRLRDDEVNGRVVVFARVAEFADVMVGQPARFTARITRPTRRDLTVAVLNAVGHPTLGSASAMQRSAHAVRDRFAGIARQVLPADQAAMLPALVLGDTAMVTTQTNRDFRAAGMSHLTAVSGANVTIVCAAVLFSARLLGPRAAVLLAAAALVAFVIVVQPTASVLRAAVMGAIALAGILSARRRQAIPALSATVLVLMATAPHLAVDMGFALSVVATAALVVIAPVWSGRLTARGWHKPLADAVAVAGAAQVVTAPLIAAMSGRVSLVSAVANLAVTAVIAPITILGSAAAVLAIPWPAAAQLLVRFTGPEVWWVLRIARWAASVPAATVPVPKGLPGVVLVGGLTVVVAACWRWRWVRTGLVVVSVLAVACMLAWSLAGLVSPA
- a CDS encoding phage holin family protein; this translates as MSLDATPNSDASIGDLVAQLSSQTSRLVRDEMRLAQKELQQSVRHAGIGAGLFGAAGLLAFFGFASVITAAIAALALALPIWAAALIVGGALFLAAGVAALMSRRQAKEVTPAAPETVASVKKDIEEVKGARRERS
- a CDS encoding circularly permuted type 2 ATP-grasp protein produces the protein MTQVSLPKRTADTMQRPRRRTERIFDGYNTADEVYSLAFDEMFDANGNVRGPYKGIYAELAPSDASDLKARAEALGRAFIDQGITFSLSGQERPFPLDLVPRVISAAEWSRLERGITQRVKALEMYLDDIYGDQEILRDGVIPRRLITSCEHFHRQAVGIVPPNGVRIHVAGIDLIRDEKGDFRVLEDNLRSPSGVSYVMENRRTMARVFPNLFATHRVRTVDDYASHLLRALRNSAATNEADPTVVVLTPGVYNSAYFEHSLLARQMGVELVEGRDLFCRDNQVYMRTTEGERQVDVIYRRIDDDFLDPLQFRADSVLGVAGLVNAARAGNVVISSAIGNGVGDDKLVYTYVPTIIEYYLREKPLLANVDTYRCWLDDEREEVLDRIRELVIKPVEGSGGYGIVFGPEASEKELATISKKIREDPRSWIAQPMMELSTVPTRVGDSLSPRYVDLRPFAVNDGNDVWVLPGGLTRTALVEGSRVVNSSQGGGSKDTWVLAPRTSVAERELGRAKVVRSLPQPVAEQRSDGLLPVAQQDEQPQQQQQQQQESR
- a CDS encoding transglutaminase family protein, which gives rise to MWRTRVVHTTGYEYQAPATASYNEARLTPRSNTRQNVILNRIETIPATRSYRYIDYWGTAVTAFDLHAPHTELTVTSSSVVETERPEPPVAKVTWQELESEAVIDRFDEVLRPTAYTPTSKRVAAVGKRIMKNHDPADAVVAAARWARSELDYLPGTTGVHSSGLDALEKGKGVCQDFAHLTLILLRSMGIPGRYVSGYLHPKSDAEVGKAVDGRSHAWIQAWTGGWWNYDPTNDTEVSEQYVSVGVGRDYADVAPLKGIYSGRGATDLEVIVEITRLA
- a CDS encoding alpha-E domain-containing protein, translated to MLARNAEALYWIGRYVERADDTARILDVAVHHLLEDSSVDPDQASRLLLKVLGIEPPDHELDVWSLTDLVAFSTNSEGGCSIVEAITAARENARSAREVTSSETWECINTTYHALPERERAAKRLGPHEFLSFIEGRAAMFAGLADSTLSRDDGYRFMMLGRAIERVDMTVRLLLSRVGDSASSPAWVTLLRSAGAHDTYLRTYRGALDAERVVEFMMLDRLFPRSVYYSLKLAERNLDELMHKPQSRVGATTEAQRLLGQARSQLEFVQPGVLLESLEDRLGGLQQTCRDVGDALALQYFHVAPWVAWLDAGARQLVTEQGEA
- a CDS encoding acyl-CoA dehydrogenase family protein → MKLALTPEEAAFRDELRTFYTTKIPTEIRDLVREGDSLTRDQIVENHKLLHEHGLAVPNWPTEWGGKDWTPTQFQIWADEMQLASVPEPLNFNTKMVGPVIAEFGSQEIKQRFLPPTASLDIWWCQGFSEPEAGSDLASLRTTAVRDGDSYVVNGQKTWTTLGQYADWIFCLVRTDPQAPKKQAGISFLLIDMDTPGITLRPIKTIDGGREVNEVFFSDVRVPADQLVGQENQGWTYAKFLLGNERTGIAQVGRTKVRLAEAKRHAAETGLLSDPLFAARLAEAENEVLALELTQARVVSSSSGGKPNPASSVLKLRGSQLQQIATELLVEVAGADALPFNAGDIASPDWAQSSAPHYLNYRKTSIYGGSNEVQRNIIASTILGL
- a CDS encoding DUF3618 domain-containing protein, whose translation is MSAAEPTPGLTPEPGPDAGVDDIRTDIEQTREQLGATLEALSDKVNVVARTRDKAREVAPTLAIASSALGVTLIAIVWWRRRARPG
- the rpsT gene encoding 30S ribosomal protein S20; its protein translation is MANIKSQQKRNRTNERARLRNKSVKSSLRTAIRAFREAAHAGEKDKAAELLVSTNRKLDKAASKGVIHKNQAANKKSALAKSFNKLG
- the holA gene encoding DNA polymerase III subunit delta, which translates into the protein MTEDSPLHLILGDEELLVERAVADVLRSARQRAGTVDVPVNRMRAGDVSTYELAELLSPSLFAEERIVVLEAAGEAGKDAAELIATTAADIPAGTVLVVVHSGGGRAKALAGKLQSLGAQVHPCARITKASERVAFVRNEFRAMRIRVDEETVTALLDAVGSDIRELASACSQLAADTGGSVDAAAVRRYHSGKAEVKGFDIADKAVAGDVEGAAEALRWAMLRGEPLVVLADALAEAVHTIGVVGPLSGDPYRLAGKLGMQPWRIQKAQKQARRWSRDSVAAAMRVVAELNANVKGAVADADYALESAVRKVAELAADRS